The following are encoded in a window of Streptococcus pasteurianus genomic DNA:
- a CDS encoding ATP-dependent nuclease, with protein sequence MADNGHGNNAVTLLAIEEPEAHLHPVYQRLIYKDVINRNGFPILLTTHSTHITSVAPIKSLVHLHQEAGNTVAHSTASMPMLEGEFLDVERYLDVKRGEIFLGKGVILVEGIAEEYIIPKLAELLGKSLDEKGIVVCNINCTNFKPYMKMLNSLSIPYAVITDGDFYIENVDDRDDSNRNYHVMEKDVKDNDTCGSLGRENAIKTFEALDDSVPENVDLALYFSERGYFIGKYTFEVDMMECTSTEAGERAFTDTFDQLVESSRKQNNFKNRLENQDYEFCLRRIEDQSVGKGRFAQIFSGKCVTDNCPDYVKNAIEYIYAKVDE encoded by the coding sequence ATGGCAGACAATGGACATGGAAACAATGCAGTTACTTTGCTGGCTATCGAGGAACCTGAAGCACATCTTCATCCAGTTTATCAGAGGTTAATCTATAAAGATGTTATTAATCGAAACGGATTTCCTATTCTTCTTACTACACATTCAACACATATTACTTCTGTAGCACCAATTAAGTCATTGGTACACTTGCATCAAGAAGCAGGGAACACAGTTGCTCATTCTACAGCAAGCATGCCTATGTTGGAAGGGGAATTTTTGGATGTTGAACGATATCTCGATGTTAAACGTGGTGAAATATTTTTAGGAAAAGGTGTGATACTCGTCGAAGGTATAGCAGAGGAATACATTATTCCAAAACTTGCTGAATTATTAGGTAAATCGTTGGATGAGAAGGGGATAGTAGTTTGTAATATTAATTGTACGAATTTTAAACCATATATGAAGATGCTTAATTCTCTTAGTATACCGTATGCAGTTATAACGGATGGTGACTTCTATATTGAAAATGTTGACGATAGAGATGATTCAAATAGAAATTATCATGTGATGGAGAAAGATGTAAAGGATAATGATACCTGCGGATCCCTTGGAAGGGAAAACGCTATTAAAACATTCGAAGCGTTGGATGATAGTGTGCCGGAAAATGTTGATTTAGCTTTATATTTTTCAGAACGAGGATATTTTATTGGTAAATACACGTTTGAGGTAGATATGATGGAATGCACGTCTACTGAAGCTGGTGAAAGGGCTTTTACTGATACATTTGATCAGTTAGTCGAGAGTAGTCGAAAGCAGAATAACTTTAAAAACAGATTGGAGAATCAAGATTATGAGTTCTGCTTACGAAGAATTGAAGATCAGAGTGTTGGTAAAGGAAGATTTGCACAGATTTTCTCGGGGAAATGTGTTACTGATAACTGCCCAGATTATGTAAAAAATGCCATTGAATATATTTATGCGAAAGTAGATGAATGA